One Solanum stenotomum isolate F172 unplaced genomic scaffold, ASM1918654v1 scaffold33159, whole genome shotgun sequence DNA segment encodes these proteins:
- the LOC125852256 gene encoding BTB/POZ domain-containing protein At4g30940-like, with protein sequence MGTPKDKVKFNVGGRIFETTATTLAIAGENSLFRAMLDENWNVHSDSAMTEYFIDRDPDYFAVLLNLLRTGELYIPPKIDKHLLYREAEYYGILDHVRLAKWGPFDGNRAQLAQPIMNWSAANGTLAYTIRASPRGWCCLAQGSVVRVYDWMLEEHPIIHIAHHKVRDICWVDDKHIVISSDKRLANGGMRLFNASTGESRCKFQVTDKSSGLAPFSTASTLDFGSDYKLFSSCENGDEHHGIGNWDLVTGKLINFHCSPPHLSLKKASRLQWLPGTNCLMAFYLDCAKVDIILFDFRDNTMVRLLTEKHDRPCDRTIKDAIVIEETSSICALRWNGALGFMDLRSTARGVNWRNTEDPFASPYFPKLAYHEGQLFSSFNNRISVHSGSDWLRTSQLRHSDFGAIHDYSIGGNRLFSLQSTGNIINVWETPRPPII encoded by the coding sequence atgGGAACTCCAAAAGACAAGGTAAAATTCAATGTTGGTGGCAGAATCTTCGAAACTACGGCTACAACCTTAGCAATTGCTGGCGAaaattcactctttcgagctatgTTAGATGAGAATTGGAACGTGCATTCAGATTCAGCTATGACTGAATACTTCATAGATAGAGACCCTGATTATTTCGCCGTCCTTCTTAACCTGCTCAGAACAGGAGAGCTTTATATTCCTCCGAAGATAGATAAACATCTCCTATACAGAGAGGCAGAATATTATGGCATTCTTGATCATGTCAGGTTAGCTAAATGGGGTCCGTTTGATGGAAATAGGGCCCAGTTGGCACAGCCCATAATGAACTGGTCAGCAGCGAATGGAACTCTTGCATACACTATTCGAGCTAGTCCGAGGGGATGGTGCTGTCTGGCTCAGGGTAGTGTTGTTCGTGTGTACGACTGGATGCTTGAAGAACATCCTATAATACATATTGCACACCATAAGGTGAGAGACATTTGTTGGGTTGATGACAAACATATTGTGATAAGCTCTGATAAAAGACTAGCAAATGGAGGCATGAGGCTATTCAATGCATCCACAGGGGAATCAAGGTGTAAATTTCAAGTTACAGATAAATCGAGCGGTTTAGCTCCATTTTCCACAGCAAGTACACTAGATTTTGGCTCAGATTACAAGTTGTTCTCGAGTTGTGAAAACGGTGATGAACACCATGGGATTGGCAATTGGGATCTAGTCACAGGTAAGCTGATAAATTTCCACTGTAGTCCACCTCATCTCTCACTTAAAAAGGCTAGCAGACTTCAATGGTTACCTGGTACCAACTGTTTGATGGCCTTTTATTTGGATTGTGCAAAGGTTGATATCATCTTGTTTGACTTTAGAGATAACACTATGGTTCGGTTATTGACTGAGAAGCACGACAGACCTTGTGATCGTACTATTAAAGATGCAATAGTGATAGAGGAGACTAGTTCAATTTGTGCATTACGTTGGAATGGAGCTTTAGGTTTCATGGATTTGAGGAGTACCGCTAGAGGTGTAAATTGGAGAAATACGGAAGATCCTTTTGCTAGTCCGTATTTTCCCAAACTGGCATATCACGAAGGGCAATTGTTTTCATCGTTTAACAATAGAATTTCAGTGCATTCTGGTTCTGATTGGCTTCGAACATCACAGCTTAGACATAGTGATTTTGGTGCAATTCATGATTATTCAATTGGTGGTAACCGTCTTTTCTCTCTGCAAAGTACAGGAAATATAATAAATGTATGGGAGACCCCTCGTCCAccaattatataa